A window of Theropithecus gelada isolate Dixy chromosome 14, Tgel_1.0, whole genome shotgun sequence contains these coding sequences:
- the LOC112605887 gene encoding LOW QUALITY PROTEIN: olfactory receptor 2AG1-like (The sequence of the model RefSeq protein was modified relative to this genomic sequence to represent the inferred CDS: inserted 1 base in 1 codon), whose amino-acid sequence MELQNSTLGSGFILVGILNDSGSPELLCATVTVLYMLALTSNGLLLLAITMEAGLHVPMYFLLGQLSLMDLLFTSVVTPKALADFLCRENTISFGGCALQMFLALTMGGAEDLLLAFMAYDRYVAVCHPLKYMNLMSPRVCWLMVATSWILASLSALVYTVYTMHYPFCKAEEIRHLCKFPPLSKLACADTARYEFMVYVMGVTFLIPSRAAILASYTQILLTVLHMPSNEGRKKALVTCSSHLTMVGXFYGAATFMYVLPSSFHSPKQDNIISVFYTIVTPALDPLIYSLKNKEVMGALRRVLGKYMLPAHLFSPESQKIHALNQKLMVKQIQCRV is encoded by the exons ATGGAGCTCCAGAACTCCACCTTGGGAAGTGGCTTCATCTTGGTAGGGATTCTGAATGACAGTGGGTCTCCTGAACTACTCTGTGCTACAGTTACAGTCCTGTACATGTTGGCCCTGACCAGCAATGGCCTGCTGCTCCTGGCTATCACCATGGAAGCTGGGCTCCATGTGCCCATGTACTTCCTGCTTGGGCAGCTCTCTCTCATGGACCTCCTGTTCACATCTGTTGTCACTCCCAAGGCCCTCGCGGACTTTCTGTGCAGAGAAAACACCATCTCCTTTGGAGGCTGTGCCCTTCAGATGTTCCTGGCACTGACAATGGGTGGCGCTGAAGACCTCCTACTGGCCTTCATGGCCTATGACAGGTATGTGGCCGTTTGTCATCCTCTGAAATACATGAATCTCATGAGCCCAAGAGTCTGCTGGCTCATGGTGGCCACATCCTGGATCCTGGCATCCCTAAGTGCCCTAGTATATACCGTGTACACCATGCACTATCCCTTCTGCAAGGCCGAGGAGATCAGACATCTCTGCAAATTCCCACCCTTGTCGAAATTGGCCTGTGCTGATACCGCTAGATATGAGTTCATGGTATATGTGATGGGTGTGACCTTCCTGATTCCCTCTCGTGCTGCTATACTGGCCTCCTATACACAAATTCTACTCACTGTGCTCCATATGCCATCAAATGAGGGGAGGAAGAAAGCCCTTGTCACCTGCTCTTCCCACCTGACTATGGTTG ATTTCTATGGAGCTGCCACATTCATGTATGTCTTGCCCAGTTCCTTCCACAGCCCCAAACAAGACAACATCATCTCTGTTTTCTACACAATTGTCACTCCAGCCCTGGATCCCCTCATCTACAGCCTGAAGAATAAGGAGGTCATGGGGGCCTTGAGGAGGGTCCTGGGAAAATACATGCTGCCGGCACACTTATTCTCTCCTGAGAGTCAGAAGATTCATGCTTTGAATCAAAAATTAATGGTAAAACAAATACAGTGCAGAGTATAG
- the LOC112607165 gene encoding olfactory receptor 2AG2, which yields MELRNSTLGSGFILVGILNDSGFPELLCATVTVLYMLALTSNGLLLLAITMEARLHVPLYLLLGQLSLMDLLFTSVVTPKALADFLRRENTISFGGCALQMFLALTMGSAEDLLLAFMAYDRFVAICHPLKYMTLMSPRVCWLMVATSWILAFLSALGHTMYTMHLPFCMSWEIRHLLCEIPPLLKLACGDTSRYELIIYVTGVTFLLLPISAIVASYTLILFTVLRMPSNEGRKKALVTCSSHLTVVGMFYGAATFMYVLPSSFHSPKQDNIISVFYTIVTPALNPLIYSLRNKEVMGALRRVLGKYRLLVHSTL from the coding sequence ATGGAGCTCCGGAACTCCACCTTGGGAAGTGGCTTCATCTTGGTGGGGATTCTGAATGACAGTGGGTTTCCTGAACTGCTCTGTGCTACAGTTACAGTCCTATACATGTTGGCCCTGACCAGCAATGGCCTGCTGCTCCTGGCCATCACCATGGAAGCCCGGCTCCACGTGCCCTTGTACCTCCTGCTTGGGCAGCTCTCTCTCATGGACCTCCTGTTCACATCTGTTGTCACTCCCAAGGCCCTCGCGGACTTTCTGCGCAGAGAAAACACCATCTCCTTTGGAGGCTGTGCCCTTCAGATGTTCCTGGCACTGACAATGGGTAGTGCTGAGGACCTCCTACTGGCCTTCATGGCCTATGACAGGTTTGTGGCCATTTGTCATCCTCTGAAATACATGACTCTCATGAGCCCAAGAGTCTGCTGGCTCATGGTGGCCACATCCTGGATCCTGGCATTCCTGAGTGCTCTAGGACATACCATGTACACTATGCACCTCCCTTTCTGCATGTCCTGGGAAATCAGGCATCTGCTTTGCGAGATCCCACCCTTGCTGAAGTTGGCCtgtggtgatacctccaggtatgAGCTTATAATATACGTGACAGGTGTGACTTTCCTCTTGCTCCCCATTTCTGCCATTGTGGCCTCCTACACACTAATTCTATTCACTGTGCTTCGTATGCCATCAAATGAGGGGAGGAAGAAAGCTCTTGTCACCTGCTCTTCCCACCTGACTGTGGTTGGGATGTTCTATGGAGCTGCCACATTCATGTATGTCTTGCCCAGTTCCTTCCACAGCCCCAAACAAGACAACATCATCTCTGTTTTCTACACAATTGTCACTCCAGCCCTGAATCCCCTCATCTACAGCCTGAGGAATAAGGAGGTCATGGGGGCCTTGAGGAGGGTCCTGGGAAAATACAGGCTGCTGGTACATTCCACGCTCTAG